The Pirellulimonas nuda genome includes a region encoding these proteins:
- a CDS encoding VIT domain-containing protein, producing the protein MLRISSLLAILLAAPLCSAQGLLVDVTPEHHIRLPRPIPRPTPTPGSYKVQAIEVDAKLSGQTARVQVSQKFQNTGSRTMEVAFVFPLPYDGAIDQLTLMVDGKELEAKLLPADKARAMYEEIVRKNQDPALLEWIGTGLFKTSVFPVPAGAERTVTLKYTQLCRKSGGLTDFVFPLSTAKYTTGPLDKLRLRVAIESPTPIASVYSPSHEVKVERTGKTRAIATFEAKNTLPSSDFRLMVDAANQGLGASVVSFRPEKNEPGYFLLLASPELPDHRGELPPKTVLFVVDRSGSMSGKKFDQAKGALRFVLNNLNEKDTFNIVAYDTAVEAFRPELQKYSAETRDEALGFVEGLFAGGSTNIDGALQRALGMLKDSDRPTYVLFLTDGLPTAGQTGEAAIVAASEKANSVRARVFPFGVGYDVNSRLLDRLARAGHGQTEFVKPDDDIEESVSRLYNRLAAPVLTRVQLAIDVEGLTTADGPAVTRVYPQGEIDLFSGDQLVLVGRYARGGDAKVTLKGELRGEEKTFAFPAKLSEKSGDDSNAFVAKLWATRRVGEIIDQIDLNGKNQELVNELVELATKHGIVTQYTSFLADETADPNAVASNRQRAEEGLADLGEAEGRFGFAQRSAKLALQSAAAPMAGPVDAFAAGGRAMYRELAGKPHNLGRQWFYDAKEGRTRSAGNIMQLGRKTFFLRGDKWIDSAVSESEEKGAQTIERYGADYFNLAEKHGKHVAQYLAIDAPVVVELDGQVYTW; encoded by the coding sequence ATGCTCCGCATCTCCTCACTGCTAGCCATCCTGCTCGCCGCCCCCCTCTGCTCCGCTCAGGGCCTGCTGGTCGACGTGACCCCCGAACACCACATCCGCCTGCCGCGGCCGATCCCGCGGCCCACGCCGACGCCCGGCAGCTACAAGGTGCAGGCGATCGAGGTCGACGCCAAGCTCTCGGGCCAGACCGCCCGGGTGCAGGTGTCGCAGAAGTTCCAAAACACCGGCAGCCGGACGATGGAAGTGGCGTTCGTCTTCCCGCTGCCCTACGACGGCGCCATCGATCAGCTCACGCTGATGGTGGACGGCAAAGAGCTGGAGGCCAAGCTGCTGCCCGCCGACAAGGCCCGGGCGATGTACGAAGAGATTGTCCGCAAGAACCAGGACCCGGCGCTGCTGGAGTGGATCGGCACGGGGCTGTTCAAGACCAGCGTCTTCCCGGTCCCCGCCGGCGCCGAGCGGACCGTGACGCTGAAGTACACCCAGCTCTGCCGCAAGTCGGGGGGGCTCACGGACTTCGTGTTCCCGCTCAGCACGGCCAAGTACACCACCGGGCCGCTGGACAAGCTGCGCCTCCGCGTGGCGATCGAGAGCCCGACCCCCATCGCTAGCGTCTACTCGCCCAGCCACGAAGTGAAGGTCGAACGCACCGGGAAGACCCGAGCGATCGCGACCTTCGAGGCCAAGAACACGCTCCCGTCGAGCGACTTCCGCTTGATGGTCGACGCCGCCAACCAGGGCCTGGGCGCCAGCGTGGTGTCGTTTCGACCGGAGAAGAACGAGCCGGGCTACTTCCTGTTGCTGGCCAGCCCCGAGCTCCCCGACCACCGGGGCGAGCTGCCGCCCAAGACGGTGCTGTTTGTTGTCGATCGCTCCGGCAGCATGAGCGGCAAGAAGTTCGATCAGGCCAAGGGCGCGCTGCGCTTCGTGCTGAACAACCTGAATGAGAAGGACACGTTCAACATCGTCGCCTACGACACCGCGGTCGAAGCCTTCCGTCCCGAGCTGCAAAAGTACTCCGCCGAAACGCGGGACGAGGCGCTCGGTTTCGTCGAGGGCCTGTTCGCCGGGGGGAGCACCAACATCGACGGCGCGCTGCAACGGGCGCTCGGCATGCTGAAAGACTCCGACCGGCCGACCTACGTGCTGTTCCTCACCGACGGCCTGCCGACCGCCGGCCAAACGGGCGAGGCTGCCATTGTCGCCGCGAGCGAGAAGGCCAATTCCGTCCGCGCCCGGGTCTTCCCGTTCGGCGTGGGGTACGACGTCAACAGCCGGCTGCTGGACCGGCTCGCCCGCGCAGGGCACGGGCAGACCGAGTTCGTGAAGCCAGACGACGACATCGAGGAGTCCGTCAGCCGCCTCTACAACCGCTTGGCGGCCCCGGTGCTGACGCGCGTGCAGCTAGCGATCGACGTCGAGGGCCTCACAACCGCCGACGGGCCCGCCGTCACGCGCGTCTACCCTCAGGGCGAGATCGACCTATTCTCTGGCGACCAGCTTGTGCTTGTCGGCCGATACGCCCGCGGGGGAGACGCCAAGGTGACGCTCAAGGGGGAACTGCGCGGGGAAGAAAAGACGTTCGCGTTCCCCGCCAAGCTGTCCGAGAAGAGCGGCGACGACTCCAACGCATTCGTCGCCAAGCTGTGGGCGACGCGGCGGGTCGGCGAGATCATCGATCAGATCGACCTCAACGGCAAGAACCAGGAGCTCGTGAACGAGCTCGTGGAACTGGCCACCAAGCACGGCATCGTCACCCAGTACACGTCGTTCTTGGCCGATGAAACGGCCGACCCCAACGCCGTTGCTAGCAACCGCCAACGCGCCGAAGAGGGCCTAGCAGACCTAGGCGAAGCCGAGGGTCGGTTCGGTTTCGCCCAACGCAGCGCCAAGCTTGCGTTGCAATCGGCCGCGGCGCCGATGGCGGGCCCCGTCGACGCCTTTGCGGCCGGGGGGCGCGCCATGTACCGCGAGCTGGCCGGCAAGCCGCACAACCTCGGGCGCCAATGGTTCTACGACGCCAAGGAGGGCCGCACCCGCTCGGCCGGCAACATCATGCAGCTAGGCCGCAAGACCTTCTTCCTCCGCGGCGACAAGTGGATCGACTCTGCGGTGAGCGAATCCGAAGAAAAGGGCGCCCAAACGATCGAGCGGTACGGCGCCGACTACTTCAACCTCGCCGAAAAGCACGGCAAGCACGTGGCGCAGTACCTGGCGATCGACGCGCCGGTGGTGGTGGAGTTGGATGGGCAGGTTTACACGTGGTGA
- a CDS encoding sensor histidine kinase, protein MQAGKEGSTAELQVEVQALRQQLLEAQKMASLGELVGTTTHEFNNALTTILNYAKLGLRHKDQPTRDKALEKIMSAAQRAEKIANSVLGMARNRGHDPAPTDLGALAEETLVLLERELMKYRVSVEKRYETGRRALVVANQVQQVLVNLLTNARQAMPKGGVVMVRVAEDAAREWIELTVRDNGEGIPPDVLPRIFERRFSTKQGPDETGKGGMGLGLSACKEIVEAHGGKIRVESTPGRGTAFVLRLPAAPAEAAIALVVPLGVPVDCQTFAF, encoded by the coding sequence ATGCAGGCAGGCAAGGAAGGATCAACGGCCGAACTTCAAGTCGAGGTGCAGGCCCTCCGGCAGCAGTTGCTCGAAGCGCAGAAGATGGCCTCGCTGGGCGAGCTGGTGGGCACCACCACCCACGAGTTCAACAACGCGCTGACCACCATCCTCAACTACGCCAAGCTGGGGCTCCGGCACAAGGACCAGCCGACCCGCGACAAGGCGCTCGAGAAGATCATGTCCGCCGCCCAGCGGGCGGAGAAGATCGCCAACTCGGTGCTCGGCATGGCCCGCAACCGCGGCCACGACCCCGCGCCCACCGACCTCGGGGCGCTGGCCGAAGAGACGCTGGTGCTGCTGGAGCGCGAGCTGATGAAGTACCGTGTCTCGGTCGAGAAGCGGTACGAGACGGGCCGCCGCGCGCTGGTGGTGGCCAACCAGGTGCAGCAGGTGCTGGTGAACCTGCTCACCAACGCCCGCCAGGCGATGCCCAAAGGGGGCGTTGTGATGGTGAGGGTGGCCGAGGACGCCGCACGCGAGTGGATCGAGCTGACCGTGCGCGACAACGGCGAGGGGATCCCCCCCGACGTGCTGCCGCGGATCTTCGAGCGCCGCTTCTCAACCAAGCAGGGGCCGGACGAGACCGGCAAGGGTGGCATGGGCCTGGGGCTCAGCGCCTGCAAGGAGATCGTCGAGGCCCACGGCGGCAAGATCCGCGTCGAGAGCACGCCGGGGCGTGGCACGGCGTTTGTGCTCCGGCTGCCTGCCGCTCCGGCAGAAGCGGCAATCGCACTCGTAGTGCCGCTGGGCGTGCCGGTCGACTGCCAGACGTTCGCGTTCTAG
- the nadD gene encoding nicotinate-nucleotide adenylyltransferase, with amino-acid sequence MRLGLFGGSFDPIHNGHLAVARACYEQASLDGVCFIPSAVQPHKPDGPQAGDEDRWQMLLLALEGRAGFSASRIELDRGGVSFTVQTLRTLRAQHERAELFFLLGADTLLDLPNWREPEEVLRLATPLVVCRPGQPAPDRSVLAPLLSAQRLAAISGLSIAMPPNPASSSEVRRRVGVGEPIDDLVPIKVARYIGRAGLYRQQR; translated from the coding sequence ATGCGACTAGGACTGTTTGGCGGCAGCTTCGACCCGATCCACAACGGCCACCTCGCCGTCGCCCGGGCGTGCTACGAGCAGGCCTCGCTCGATGGCGTTTGCTTCATCCCGTCGGCCGTCCAGCCGCACAAGCCAGACGGCCCCCAGGCAGGGGACGAAGACCGCTGGCAAATGCTGCTGCTGGCGCTCGAGGGGCGTGCGGGGTTTTCTGCGTCGCGGATCGAGCTCGACCGTGGCGGGGTGAGCTTCACGGTGCAGACGCTGCGTACGCTCCGCGCCCAGCACGAGAGGGCGGAGCTCTTCTTCTTGCTCGGGGCCGACACGCTGCTCGACCTGCCGAACTGGCGCGAGCCCGAAGAAGTGCTCCGCTTGGCGACGCCGCTGGTGGTCTGCCGTCCGGGGCAGCCGGCCCCCGACCGGTCGGTGCTGGCGCCGCTGCTGAGCGCCCAGCGGCTCGCCGCGATCTCGGGGCTCTCGATCGCGATGCCCCCGAACCCCGCGAGCAGCAGCGAGGTACGGCGCCGCGTCGGCGTGGGGGAGCCGATCGACGACCTCGTGCCGATCAAGGTGGCGCGTTACATCGGTCGTGCGGGCCTCTACCGCCAGCAGCGCTGA
- the priA gene encoding replication restart helicase PriA, translating to MPSATLSSVPTLVVQRSLFESDPAPWELDAAERRRVASIVLVEGLDKPLDYLAPDRFADKGKPEIYLEPGRRVRVPLGRGNRSVTGYCVEVGIKEVGSRPLKEVLAVVDSERLVSAPMLRLTRWMADYYLCNWGQALEAVVPAGVRARAGTREVLLLHVPTAVAARISSIDVTDTQRRILETLAASPKPLAIKQLAGRAGCTVAPINVLRKQGLIAEHTERVDVGDALEHDVARELPKQLNPDQARAYAAIEAALDSGKQRTILLHGVTGSGKTEVYLQAVEKVVSFGRQAIVLVPEISLTPQTVRRFAARFDRIAVLHSHQSDVERRRHWRRIASGEVQVVVGARSAVFSPAKNLGLIVIDEEHEATFKQDTAPRYHARTVAQRRSEDEGVPLVLASATPSLDAWWETQTGQSELVEMPRRVANRPMPAVRTIDLREERDRRGPRGAISRVLYQGMREALSDGGQVILLLNRRGFSTHVQCPRCGFALKCPHCDVALTFHRADHVALCHWCDFRAEPPSACPDCQNPGILYVGVGTQKLEDEVRARFAEHKVLRMDADAMRKPGSHDTALEAFRRGEAQILLGTQMIAKGLDFPNVTLVGVVSADTAIHWPDFRASEKTFQLVTQVAGRTGRSDRGGRVLVQTFDPEHPAIAAATRHDFARFADGELPERKALLYPPFGSLVRIVARGDARDPIEAVLTATAERLRSQAGESDLRITGPGPAPLARLRGKFRFNLLVRSADRDRLHALIRDAMGRAKLPKAVEWIADVDPVDML from the coding sequence ATGCCGTCCGCCACTCTGTCCTCGGTCCCGACGCTAGTTGTGCAACGCAGCCTGTTTGAATCCGACCCGGCGCCGTGGGAGCTCGACGCCGCCGAGCGCCGGCGGGTGGCCTCGATCGTGCTGGTCGAGGGGCTCGACAAGCCGCTGGACTACCTGGCGCCCGACCGCTTTGCCGACAAAGGGAAACCAGAAATCTACCTCGAGCCGGGTCGGCGGGTGCGGGTCCCACTGGGGCGTGGCAACCGCTCGGTGACGGGTTACTGCGTTGAGGTGGGGATCAAGGAGGTCGGCAGCAGGCCGCTGAAAGAAGTCTTGGCGGTCGTCGACAGCGAGCGGCTCGTGTCGGCCCCCATGCTGCGGCTCACACGCTGGATGGCGGATTACTACCTCTGCAACTGGGGGCAGGCGCTCGAGGCGGTGGTGCCGGCCGGCGTGCGGGCCCGGGCCGGCACGCGCGAGGTGCTGCTGCTGCACGTGCCGACCGCCGTCGCCGCGCGGATCTCGTCGATCGACGTCACCGACACCCAGCGCCGGATCCTGGAGACCCTGGCGGCGAGCCCCAAGCCGCTCGCCATCAAGCAGCTTGCCGGGCGGGCCGGCTGCACCGTGGCGCCCATCAACGTGCTACGCAAGCAGGGGCTGATCGCAGAGCACACCGAGCGGGTCGACGTAGGCGACGCGCTTGAGCACGACGTCGCCCGCGAGCTGCCCAAGCAGCTCAACCCCGATCAGGCGCGGGCCTACGCCGCCATCGAGGCCGCGCTCGACTCCGGCAAGCAACGGACCATCCTGCTGCACGGCGTAACCGGCAGCGGGAAAACGGAGGTTTATCTGCAGGCGGTGGAGAAGGTGGTCTCGTTCGGACGGCAGGCGATCGTGCTGGTGCCAGAGATCAGCCTGACGCCGCAAACGGTACGGCGGTTTGCGGCCCGCTTCGACCGGATCGCCGTGCTGCACAGCCATCAGAGCGACGTCGAGCGGCGGCGCCACTGGCGGCGGATCGCCTCGGGCGAGGTGCAAGTAGTCGTGGGCGCCCGCAGCGCGGTCTTCTCGCCGGCGAAGAACCTGGGGCTGATCGTCATCGACGAAGAGCACGAGGCCACCTTCAAACAAGACACCGCGCCGCGGTACCACGCCCGCACGGTCGCCCAGCGGCGCTCAGAAGACGAGGGGGTCCCGCTGGTGCTGGCGAGCGCCACCCCCTCGCTGGACGCGTGGTGGGAGACCCAGACCGGGCAGTCCGAGCTGGTAGAGATGCCCCGCCGGGTGGCGAACCGCCCGATGCCGGCGGTCCGCACGATCGACCTACGCGAAGAACGCGACCGCCGCGGCCCGCGGGGCGCCATCAGCCGCGTGCTCTACCAGGGGATGCGCGAGGCGCTCTCCGACGGCGGGCAAGTCATTTTGTTGCTGAACCGGCGTGGGTTCTCGACGCACGTCCAGTGCCCGCGGTGCGGGTTCGCGCTCAAGTGCCCCCACTGCGACGTGGCGCTCACGTTCCATCGGGCCGACCACGTGGCGTTGTGCCACTGGTGCGACTTCCGCGCCGAGCCCCCCAGCGCGTGCCCCGACTGTCAGAACCCGGGCATCCTGTACGTGGGCGTCGGCACGCAAAAACTGGAAGACGAGGTGCGGGCCCGATTCGCTGAGCACAAGGTCCTGCGGATGGACGCCGACGCGATGCGCAAACCGGGGAGCCACGACACGGCCCTCGAGGCGTTCCGGCGGGGCGAGGCGCAGATCTTGCTCGGCACGCAGATGATCGCCAAGGGGCTCGATTTTCCCAACGTCACCCTGGTAGGGGTGGTGAGCGCGGACACCGCGATCCACTGGCCCGATTTTCGGGCCAGCGAGAAGACCTTCCAGTTGGTCACCCAGGTTGCAGGCCGCACCGGCCGCAGCGACCGGGGGGGGCGGGTGCTGGTTCAGACGTTCGACCCCGAACACCCCGCGATCGCCGCGGCCACCAGGCACGACTTTGCCCGCTTTGCCGACGGGGAACTCCCGGAGCGCAAGGCGCTGCTCTACCCGCCGTTCGGATCGCTGGTGCGGATCGTCGCCCGCGGCGACGCGCGCGACCCCATCGAGGCCGTGCTGACCGCGACCGCCGAGCGGCTGCGGAGCCAGGCAGGCGAGTCCGACCTGCGCATCACCGGCCCCGGCCCAGCGCCGCTGGCGCGGCTGCGCGGCAAGTTCCGCTTCAACCTGCTGGTTCGGTCGGCCGACCGAGACCGGCTCCACGCGCTGATCCGCGACGCGATGGGACGGGCGAAACTCCCCAAAGCGGTAGAATGGATCGCGGACGTCGACCCGGTGGATATGCTCTGA
- a CDS encoding ATP-binding protein has product MSYKSFKRVLGESNLERKCLWWFGVCLVLMLGLSFYWYSNQISSRVFDQDRKLASELVRTGWYEECFLKWGRKPIAGEYDRSLGVGSIDPEEDVDELTLQWFKRGGQSLGQPFELYAIYPPNDNGVQKNPPTNAEEEEILRYFLANPPQAAEGDSADKKFREQSVLDADGHWTYRYYQPLYAKRGCVGCHQVAGAGSPRTNLAENDLLAVARVEIDQQGTRRDLAKDNAFLCAMAVTIGFLSMFLLYFIIRYIIVKPVQHLRDVTNAVREGDIEQRAQIHTGDEFEELAASFNRMLRRLLRQQDALQDVNGELDAKVDQLAQANMRLFEMNRLKSDFLATMSHELRTPLNSILGFSEVLGGIDSLNDKQRRYVANISNSGRMLLEMINDILDLAKMESGKMDVRPSEFRVDTVVGAQCDLARPLSERKNIDLVFACPTGLPPMMQDQAKLQQALNNLLSNAIKFTPEGGRIAVRVSRSAEGVLVLQVEDSGIGISETDQALVFEKFRQGAAAAPTGDTMTREHSGTGLGLSIVREICRLLGGEVTLRSALGKGSTFTITLPWTLSTAGDLDAEMNQRVAELTRPVMPSLT; this is encoded by the coding sequence ATGAGTTACAAGAGTTTTAAGCGGGTGCTGGGAGAGTCGAACCTGGAGCGCAAGTGCCTCTGGTGGTTCGGGGTCTGCTTGGTGCTCATGCTGGGGCTCAGCTTCTACTGGTACTCGAACCAGATCTCCTCCCGTGTGTTCGATCAAGACCGCAAGCTAGCGAGCGAGCTCGTGCGGACCGGGTGGTACGAAGAGTGCTTCCTCAAATGGGGCCGCAAGCCGATCGCGGGGGAGTACGACCGGTCGCTTGGCGTAGGCTCCATCGATCCCGAAGAGGACGTAGACGAGCTCACGCTGCAATGGTTCAAACGGGGCGGTCAGAGCCTGGGGCAGCCGTTCGAGCTGTACGCCATCTACCCCCCCAACGACAACGGCGTGCAGAAGAACCCGCCGACCAACGCAGAAGAAGAAGAGATCCTGCGCTACTTCTTGGCCAACCCGCCGCAGGCAGCGGAGGGCGACAGCGCGGACAAGAAGTTCCGCGAGCAGTCGGTCTTGGACGCCGACGGGCATTGGACCTACCGCTACTACCAGCCGCTCTACGCAAAACGGGGGTGCGTAGGGTGCCACCAAGTGGCGGGGGCGGGTTCGCCCCGGACCAATCTGGCGGAGAACGACCTGCTGGCCGTCGCCCGGGTAGAGATCGACCAGCAGGGGACACGCCGCGACCTGGCCAAGGACAACGCGTTCCTGTGCGCGATGGCCGTCACCATCGGCTTTCTGTCGATGTTCTTGCTGTACTTCATCATCCGCTACATCATCGTCAAGCCGGTGCAGCACCTGCGGGACGTGACCAACGCGGTGCGTGAGGGCGACATCGAGCAACGCGCCCAGATCCACACGGGGGACGAATTCGAGGAGCTGGCCGCGTCGTTCAACCGGATGCTCCGTCGGCTGCTGCGACAGCAAGACGCGTTGCAAGACGTGAACGGCGAGCTCGACGCCAAGGTCGATCAGCTCGCCCAGGCCAACATGCGGCTGTTCGAGATGAACCGCCTCAAGAGCGACTTCCTGGCCACCATGAGCCACGAGCTTCGGACCCCGCTCAACAGCATCCTGGGTTTCAGCGAGGTGCTGGGCGGCATCGACAGCCTGAACGACAAGCAGCGGCGGTACGTGGCGAATATCTCCAACAGCGGGCGGATGCTGCTGGAGATGATCAACGACATCTTAGACCTGGCCAAGATGGAGTCGGGCAAGATGGACGTGCGGCCCAGCGAGTTCCGCGTCGACACCGTCGTGGGCGCCCAGTGCGACCTGGCTCGGCCGCTGTCGGAGCGGAAGAACATCGACCTGGTGTTCGCCTGCCCCACGGGCCTGCCGCCGATGATGCAAGACCAGGCCAAGCTGCAGCAGGCGCTGAACAACCTGCTCTCCAACGCGATCAAGTTCACGCCGGAAGGGGGCCGCATCGCCGTGCGGGTCTCCCGCTCGGCGGAGGGGGTGCTGGTGCTGCAGGTGGAGGATTCGGGCATCGGGATTAGCGAGACCGATCAGGCGCTGGTCTTCGAGAAATTCCGCCAGGGCGCCGCCGCCGCGCCGACGGGCGACACCATGACCCGCGAGCACTCCGGCACCGGGCTGGGGCTCTCCATCGTCCGCGAGATCTGCCGTCTGCTGGGGGGCGAGGTGACGCTGCGCAGCGCCCTGGGCAAGGGGAGCACCTTCACCATCACGCTCCCCTGGACCCTCTCCACGGCCGGCGACCTCGACGCAGAAATGAATCAACGCGTGGCGGAATTGACGAGGCCCGTCATGCCCTCGTTGACGTAG
- the rnhA gene encoding ribonuclease HI codes for MHDIHLYTDGGCSGNPGPGGWAFLLRHPATGKEKQGSGGAPETTNNRMELQAVVEGLRTLTQPSSVELFTDSVYVGKGLSEWMPKWKQNGWRRKEGSRWAEVKNVDLWQTLDKLVATHKVKYTRVAGHSGHEENDLVDRLAVAAYQQYL; via the coding sequence GTGCACGACATTCACCTCTACACCGACGGCGGCTGCAGCGGGAACCCCGGCCCCGGGGGCTGGGCGTTCTTGCTCCGCCACCCCGCCACGGGCAAAGAAAAACAGGGCTCCGGCGGCGCCCCCGAGACCACCAACAACCGCATGGAGCTTCAGGCGGTCGTCGAGGGGCTCCGTACCCTCACGCAGCCCAGCTCGGTGGAGCTGTTCACCGATAGCGTCTACGTCGGCAAGGGGCTGAGCGAGTGGATGCCCAAGTGGAAGCAGAACGGCTGGCGCCGCAAGGAAGGGAGCCGCTGGGCCGAGGTGAAGAACGTCGACCTGTGGCAGACGCTCGACAAGCTGGTCGCCACCCACAAGGTCAAGTACACCCGAGTCGCGGGCCACAGCGGGCATGAAGAAAACGACCTGGTCGACCGCCTAGCGGTCGCCGCCTACCAGCAGTACCTGTAG
- the recG gene encoding ATP-dependent DNA helicase RecG codes for MDDAPVENASPEQLLATPIAKLRGSTPARASRVRKLGLRTARDLLFFFPRDYEDISDLRTIDQLEEDALVTVRGVIEEVDSSSSGFGRSRVGIIVADGTGHARGTWFNQPFMRDKFASGQRVQLSGKAKLRGGRYEFSHPRVAWLEADEAAPATPLLPVYGLTDGITQYHMRKLVETAVEDFATAPPEVFSQALLEEHALLPIARALPLIHGPHDEKEKEAARRRFVFQELFVLQLALAARRYQQRVGFRAIELPTTAQVDARILRLLPFELTAGQRAAIEQVSRDIAESTPMNRLLQGDVGSGKTVVALYALLVAVAGGAQAALMAPTEILARQHALTLAGLLKQSRVNFRLLVGGQNEAERSEVLTGIASGDVNLVIGTHALLSEGVEFKRLGLAVIDEQHKFGVRQRAALRRGDSSPHYLVMTATPIPRTISMTQFGDLDVSILRDMPPGRQPVTTYLVAPEQRPRWWKFVRDRLHEGRQAYFVAPLVDGSDTVAAVSASQAFESLTNGELAEFRVDILHGRMTPADKDDAMARFRAGQTQVLVSTTVIEVGVDVANASVMMIASPDRFGLSQLHQLRGRVGRGGFPGFCGCLAEEELTDAARKRLEAFAATNDGFELAELDFKLRGPGDLFGAKQSGLPPLMIADLARDRETLEEARQAAHALFAADPGLKNPEHVLLRKQMLTRYGAALELGDVG; via the coding sequence ATGGACGACGCGCCCGTCGAGAATGCTTCCCCTGAGCAGTTGCTTGCGACCCCCATCGCCAAGCTGCGGGGGTCGACCCCTGCGCGGGCGTCGCGGGTGCGCAAGCTGGGGCTGAGGACCGCCCGCGACCTGCTGTTCTTCTTCCCGCGCGACTACGAGGACATCTCCGACCTGCGGACGATCGACCAGTTGGAAGAAGACGCGCTGGTCACCGTGCGGGGCGTGATCGAAGAGGTCGACTCCAGTTCCAGCGGCTTCGGCCGCAGCCGGGTCGGCATCATCGTCGCCGACGGCACGGGGCACGCCCGCGGCACGTGGTTCAACCAGCCGTTTATGCGGGACAAGTTCGCCAGCGGCCAGCGGGTGCAGCTCTCGGGCAAGGCCAAGCTGCGCGGCGGGCGCTACGAGTTTTCGCACCCCCGCGTGGCGTGGCTCGAGGCGGACGAGGCGGCCCCCGCCACGCCGCTGCTGCCGGTGTACGGCCTCACGGACGGCATTACGCAGTACCACATGCGGAAGCTGGTAGAGACGGCGGTCGAGGACTTCGCCACGGCGCCGCCGGAGGTCTTCTCTCAGGCGTTGCTGGAGGAGCACGCACTGCTGCCGATCGCCAGGGCGCTGCCGCTGATCCACGGGCCGCACGACGAAAAAGAAAAGGAGGCAGCCCGCCGGCGGTTTGTGTTCCAGGAGCTGTTCGTCCTGCAGCTTGCGCTGGCCGCGAGGCGGTACCAGCAGCGGGTTGGGTTCCGCGCGATTGAGCTGCCGACCACGGCGCAGGTCGACGCCCGCATCCTCCGGCTGCTGCCGTTCGAGCTGACCGCCGGCCAGCGTGCGGCGATCGAGCAGGTGAGCCGCGATATCGCCGAATCAACGCCGATGAATCGGCTGCTGCAAGGGGACGTCGGCAGCGGCAAGACGGTGGTGGCGCTCTACGCGTTGCTGGTGGCGGTGGCCGGGGGCGCCCAGGCGGCCTTGATGGCGCCGACGGAGATCCTCGCCCGGCAGCACGCCCTGACGCTGGCCGGGCTGCTCAAGCAGAGCCGCGTCAACTTCCGGCTGCTGGTCGGCGGGCAGAACGAGGCGGAACGCTCGGAGGTGCTCACGGGCATCGCCTCGGGGGACGTGAACTTGGTGATCGGCACGCACGCGCTGCTCTCCGAAGGGGTCGAGTTCAAGCGGCTCGGCCTGGCGGTGATCGACGAGCAGCACAAGTTCGGCGTCCGCCAGCGGGCCGCGCTGCGGCGCGGCGACTCCTCCCCCCACTACTTGGTGATGACCGCGACGCCCATCCCGCGGACGATCAGCATGACCCAGTTCGGCGACCTGGACGTCTCCATCCTCCGCGACATGCCCCCCGGCCGGCAACCGGTGACCACCTACCTGGTGGCGCCCGAGCAGCGGCCCCGCTGGTGGAAGTTTGTCCGCGACCGCCTGCACGAGGGGCGCCAGGCGTACTTCGTGGCGCCGCTGGTGGACGGTTCGGATACCGTAGCGGCCGTCAGCGCCAGCCAGGCGTTCGAGTCGCTCACCAACGGCGAGCTGGCCGAGTTCCGCGTTGATATTTTGCACGGGCGGATGACCCCGGCAGATAAAGACGACGCGATGGCCCGTTTCCGCGCGGGGCAGACGCAAGTGCTGGTCTCGACCACCGTGATCGAGGTCGGCGTCGACGTCGCGAACGCCAGCGTGATGATGATCGCCTCCCCAGATAGGTTCGGCCTCAGCCAACTCCACCAGCTGCGGGGCCGGGTAGGGCGGGGGGGCTTCCCGGGGTTCTGCGGCTGCCTAGCCGAAGAAGAACTCACCGACGCGGCCCGCAAACGCCTGGAAGCGTTCGCCGCCACCAACGATGGTTTCGAACTAGCCGAGCTCGACTTCAAGCTCCGCGGCCCCGGCGACTTGTTCGGCGCCAAACAATCGGGCCTGCCGCCGCTGATGATCGCCGACCTGGCCCGCGACCGCGAGACGCTAGAAGAAGCGCGCCAGGCGGCGCACGCCCTGTTCGCCGCCGACCCGGGGCTGAAGAACCCTGAGCACGTGCTGCTACGTAAGCAGATGCTAACGCGCTACGGCGCGGCGCTGGAATTGGGGGACGTAGGCTGA